In the genome of Afipia felis ATCC 53690, the window TAGAAACATTTCAGCAGCTTGCACCCGATATCAAAATTGAAGCCCATGCCCGCGACGGCGCCCCTGTTGTCCAAGGCAAATCACTGCTTACCATCACCGGCCCTGCCCGCGCTGTTCTGTCCGCCGAACGCGTCGCGCTCAATTTCGTTGGTCGTCTGTCCGGCATCGCCACGCTGACAGCGAGCTATGTGAAAGAGACCGCAGGCACGAAGCTGCGCATTTGCTGCACGCGCAAGACCACGCCGGGACTGCGCGCGCTGGAGAAATACGCCGTGCGCTGCGGCGGCGGCTTCAACCACCGCTTCGGCCTCGACGACGCCATCCTCATCAAGGACAACCACATCGCAGTTGCAGGCAGCATCACAGCTGTGCTGAAACGCGCGCGAGCGGTCGTGGGGCATCTGGTCAAGGTGGAGATCGAAGTCGACACGCTCGATCAGTTGCGTGAGGTCCTTGCGACAGGCCTTGCCGATGTCGTGTTGCTCGACAACATGGACATCCCAACCCTGCGCGAAGCGGTTGCACTCGCGGCGGGCCGTGTGGTGCTGGAAGTGTCGGGCGGCGTTACCGTGGACCGCATTGCCGAGATCGCGAAGACCGGCGTCGACTATGCCTCATCCGGCGCACTGACCCATTCGGCGCCGAACTTCGACGTCGCGCTGGATATCGAGGTGTAAGCGCAGCGACTAGCGCTTGGCTTCCAACTCGGCCGAGCTTTTCGCTTCCTGGAGCAATTCCTTGGAGATTTCCGCCGTCTGTGCGGCATTGCCCCAGCTCGGCGCATCCTTGCCGTCGCCCCACGCCTTCGGTCTATAGAAGGTATGGACGCCAAAGCGGTACATCTTCTTCATCTCATGCACCCATGACGGGCGCACCCAGTAAGCATGATAATGCGTGGACTTGCCGACTTCCGGCAGCCACAGCTTGCCGTCGAGCGTCGCTTTGGCGATCCGCTTCGCACGCTCCCACATGTCCGGCTCGTTGATGACGTCACGGACATTGTCGCAGGCGAAGGTGAACTGGCAGGCGAGATGGCGGCCCTTGTTCTGGTAGACGACCCCGCAAATCGTGGTCGGATAGAAGCCCGAGAACACACGGTTCATTACCACCTGCGCCACGGCGATCTGGCCGCGCACGGCTTCGCCGCGCGCTTCGAAATACACCGCCTCCGCAAGGCACTTCTCCCCCTTGGCTCGGGCCTTCGCATCGAGACGAAGCCGCTGTGCCGGGGATTCCTTATTTACCTCGCCCTTGGGCGCAATCGATTCACCACCCGCTGACAGATCTGCGTTGGGAGTCAGCAAGACCTGTTGTTTCAGATCCGGATCACCGCCGGGCATAATGACGACAGGTTCTTCACCAGGCTGCCAGCGCTCCAGCGCTCCGCCGCTGTCGCCCAGCGCGGAGCTACCGAAGAACAAGGTCGCCGTCTTGATCGAGAACGGATCACGCGGCGCGACCGCATGACTGGATGTGGCGTGAAGCACGGCCAGCGCGCTCTCATCCAGCGTGCTGTCATCGGGCTTGGCCGTATCGTATTGCGGCAGGCGCGGCGAGTTCAGCGCTTCCTGCAGTTCCTGATCGAGCGGTTCGCTTGAAGAAGCGTTCTCCGCAGTGGCCTTTTCATCCCCGTTCGGCGCCGGTGCGTTCTGCGACGCAGGCGAGACCGAATGCACAGGCGGCACCGCCATCGGCAAGCGATCGCCCTTCGCGGCGCGCATCACGGCGGGATAGTCGGACGATTGCAGCGGACGCACCGCCGGAGCGAACGGATTGCTGCCAAGCGAGCCGGTGATGTCCGAACCACGGCCAGGATTCGAACCAAGGCTCACGAGCGTCACGGAAGCCGCATCAGGCACATCGGTACCGATCGGGCGGACGAAATTGAAGGAGGCGATCCGCAGCGAATTGCGCGGCATCGCAAACAGATGCTGCTGCCAGCGCTGCGCGACGCCCGGCTGGTGCACGAGCTGCGAGGCGATGTCCTGATAGCCGATTTCGGTCGGCGCCATCGCAAGGAGGCAGAAAACAAAACTGAAGGGCGCAAGATATGCGCCCTTCAGTCTGTTACGCAACATAACCATCATTACGCTCACGCAACAACACTACACACACGCGATCTCCTCGCACATTCAGTGCAATTTGATCGTTTTTGGTGTTATCGAATTAAAGTTGCCGCTGGGTTAATCGCGGTGCAGCCGCGCAACACGCAATATCATCGCGCCGTTTTGGCGATCACGCCGTAATGCTTGGTAAACGGCGACTTCCACAGTGTGGTAAACAATCAGTCAACGTACAAAAACTTAAGGCCGCGCCTTCTTGATGAAGGCGCGGCCTTAAAATCGTAGAATTGCAGAGCGGCTTAGGCCTGGCTGGCGACCGTCATGCCGAGTGCGGCCTGCGCCGCGGCAAGGCGCGCGATCGGCACGCGGTAGGGCGAGCAGGATACGTAGTCGAGCCCGACCTCGTGGCAGAACACCACCGACGCCGGATCACCGCCGTGCTCGCCGCAGATGCCCATCTTCAGGTTCGCGCGCACCTTGCGGCCGCGCTGCGCACCGATCCGCACCAGTTCACCGACACCGTCACGATCGAGCGAGATGAAGGGGTCCGTCTCCAGGATGCCCTTGGCGACATACGGGCCGAGGAACGAGGCCGCGTCGTCACGGCTGATGCCGAAGCTCGTCTGCGTCAGGTCATTGGTACCGAAGGAGAAGAACTCCGCCGTGGTGGCGATATCGTCCGCCTTGAGGCACGCACGCGGCAACTCGATCATGGTGCCGACCTGATAGTTCAGCTTGCCACCGGTTTCCTTGATCACTGCCTGCGCCATCGCATCGATGCGCTCGCGCACGATGTCGAACTCGGCGCGGGTGGCGATCAACGGCACCATCACTTCGATCACCGGCGGCTTGCCGGTGCGCTTGGCAGCCTCGACGGCCGCCTCGAAGATGGCGCGCGCCTGCATTTCCGCGATCTCCGGATAGGCGATCGCGAGACGGCAGCCACGGAAGCCGAGCATCGGGTTGAATTCGGCGAGCTCCCGCACGCGGTCCGCGATCTTGTGCGGATCGGTGTTGAGAACACGCGCCACTTCCTCGATTTCGTTCTGCGTATGCGGCAGGAACTCGTGCAGTGGCGGATCAAGTAGACGGATCGTGACGGGCAAACCCTTCATGATCTCGAACAGTTCGACGAAGTCGGCGCGCTGCATCGGCAGAAGCTTCGCGAGCGCCGCGCGGCGGGCCTGCTCGTCTTCGGCCACGATCATCTCGCGAACGGCACGGATGCGCGTTTCCTCAAAGAACATGTGCTCGGTGCGGCACAGGCCGATGCCTTCGGTGCCGAACTTGAGCGCGGTGCGCGCGTCCGCCGGAGTATCGGCGTTGGCGCGGATCTTGAGCTTGCGGAACTGATCGGCCCAGCCCATCAACGTGCCGAACTCGCCGGACAGTTCCGGCTCGATCATCGGCATCTGCCCGGCCAGCACCTGACCGAGCGAACCATCGATGGTGATGATGTCGCCCGCCTTGAAGGTGCGGTTGCCGATCGACATTGTGCCGCGGCCGTAATCGACACGGATGCTGCCCGCGCCGGAGACGCAGGGCTTGCCCATACCGCGCGCAACCACGGCAGCGTGCGACGTCATGCCGCCGCGCGTGGTGAGAATGCCCTGGGAAGCGTGCATGCCGTGAATGTCTTCAGGCGAGGTTTCGACGCGCACCAGCACGACCTTGCGGCCATCGGCGTGCAGCTTCGCAGCCTCGTCCGAGGAGAACACGATCTCGCCCGATGCAGCACCGGGCGAGGCCGGAAGACCGGTCGCCACGACATCGCGCTTGGCGTTGGGATCGATGGTCGGATGCAGCAACTGATCGAGCGAGGCGGGCTCGATGCGGGCGACGGCATCCTTCTTCGAAATCAGGCCTTCGTTGGCGAGTTCGACCGCGATGCGCAGCGCAGCCTTGGTGGTGCGCTTGCCGTTGCGGGTCTGCAGCATCCACAGTTTGCCCTGCTCGACCGTGAATTCCATGTCCTGCATGTCACGGTAGTGCTTTTCGAGCTTCTGGTAGATGCGCGTCAGCTCCGCGAAGGCATCCGGCATTTCGGATTCCATCGACGGTTTATCGGAGCCCGACTCCTTGCGTGCGGATTCGGTGATTTCCTGCGGCGTGCGGATGCCGGCGACGACGTCCTCGCCCTGCGCGTTGATGAGGAATTCGCCATACAGCTTGCGCTCGCCGGTCGAGGGGTTGCGCGTGAACGCAACGCCGGTCGCCGAGGTGTCGCCCATGTTGCCGAACACCATCGATTGCACGTTGACCGCGGTACCCCACGACTCAGGGATATCGTGCAGGCGGCGATAGGTGACGGCGCGCGCCGTCATCCACGAGCCGAACACCGCGCCGATCGCGCCCCAGAGCTGCTCGTGCGGGTCCTGCGGGAAGTCCTTGCCGGTCTCGCGCGCGATCGTTTCCTTGTAGCGGCCGACGATCGTCTGCCAGTCGTCGGCGGTGAGATCGGTGTCGAGCGAGTAACCCTTGCTGTCCTTGTAGCTGTCGAGCACATCCTCGAAGTGATGATGCTCGAAGCCGAGCACCACGTTCGAGTACATGGTGATGAAACGGCGGTAGCTGTCATAGGCGAAGCGGCGATCGTTCGCATTCGCCGCCAGCGCCTCGACCGTCGTGTCGTTGAGGCCGAGGTTGAGGACGGTGTCCATCATGCCCGGCATCGAGGCCCGCGCGCCCGAGCGCACCGAAACCAGGAGCGGGTTCTTGGCATCGCCGAACTTCTTGCCGACGATCTTGCCGACCGATTCCAGCGCCTTCTCGACCTGCGCCTTCAGCTCCTTCGGGTAGCTCTTGTTGTTAGCGTAGAAGTAGGTGCAAACCGCGGTCGGAATGGTGAAGCCGGGCGGTACCGGAAGGCCGAGATTGCACATCTCGGCGAGGTTGGCACCCTTACCGCCGAGCAGTTCGCGCATGCCCGCTTTGCCTTCGGCCTTGCCGTCGCCGAAGAGGTAAACCCACTTTCCGGCCTTCACGGCGGTCTTGGGACTCGCCACGCGCTTGGCGGCTGAGGATTTCAGCGCCTTGGCCTTGGTTACGGCCTTGGCTGCCTTGGTGGCTACCTTGGCCTTTGCGGCGGCCTTTTTGGGAGCCTTTCGAGGCGGCGCCTTGCCGACCTTCTTACGCGCCGGCACTGACGCTGCGCGCTTTACTGAAGACTTTGCTTTTGCAGAGGATTTTTTGACCCGGGAGAGAGCTTTTGCCATGACCGCCAGTCGCTGGATGGAATTGGAAAGCAGGCGCGTTACACCACGGTTTCAAGGCGTGATGCAAGGCGCGCCTAATGCATAGCTGGGTGCTGGAATACCGACTTTCGGCTAGTTCAGCGAAGAATACCCAAACCCACGATCCCGACAAAAATCAAGTAGATCGCGACAATGAAATTCAGAAGGCGCGGCATGATGAGGATGAGGATGCCCGCGATAAGCGCAACAACCGGCTGAAGGTGGGCAATTCCTGAGATCGTCATTGCATCGTCTCCTGAGAATGAAGGGGAAATCGTCGCGAGCGCATTGTCGTGAGCGCGATAGACGATCAACGACGATTCTGAAAGCCATCGGTTCCCGCCGCGCACAAAAAGACCCCAATGAAGCCACGAGTGGCGCAGGAACGCTCGTCTCCTCCATGGATTGTCTGGCATCGGCCGCAGTATGCGGCCTTCGTTTTGAGAGGAGATAGACCATGCGTAAGTCAGCACTTGTTCTTGCCGTCCTTGCCGGTACCGCGGCGGTACCGGCCGCCGTGCAGGCGCAGGGCATCATCGTGCGCGACGGCGCGACAACCGGCATGGTCGTGGACGACGGTGGTATTGCACCCGACCTGCAA includes:
- the nadC gene encoding carboxylating nicotinate-nucleotide diphosphorylase, translated to MTTTTSPVSLMFPDGFLAQPTIAETVRHALAEDLGRAGDITSIATIPETTPARAIMVARQPGVIAGLPLAVETFQQLAPDIKIEAHARDGAPVVQGKSLLTITGPARAVLSAERVALNFVGRLSGIATLTASYVKETAGTKLRICCTRKTTPGLRALEKYAVRCGGGFNHRFGLDDAILIKDNHIAVAGSITAVLKRARAVVGHLVKVEIEVDTLDQLREVLATGLADVVLLDNMDIPTLREAVALAAGRVVLEVSGGVTVDRIAEIAKTGVDYASSGALTHSAPNFDVALDIEV
- a CDS encoding DUF3096 domain-containing protein codes for the protein MTISGIAHLQPVVALIAGILILIMPRLLNFIVAIYLIFVGIVGLGILR
- the ppdK gene encoding pyruvate, phosphate dikinase; amino-acid sequence: MAKALSRVKKSSAKAKSSVKRAASVPARKKVGKAPPRKAPKKAAAKAKVATKAAKAVTKAKALKSSAAKRVASPKTAVKAGKWVYLFGDGKAEGKAGMRELLGGKGANLAEMCNLGLPVPPGFTIPTAVCTYFYANNKSYPKELKAQVEKALESVGKIVGKKFGDAKNPLLVSVRSGARASMPGMMDTVLNLGLNDTTVEALAANANDRRFAYDSYRRFITMYSNVVLGFEHHHFEDVLDSYKDSKGYSLDTDLTADDWQTIVGRYKETIARETGKDFPQDPHEQLWGAIGAVFGSWMTARAVTYRRLHDIPESWGTAVNVQSMVFGNMGDTSATGVAFTRNPSTGERKLYGEFLINAQGEDVVAGIRTPQEITESARKESGSDKPSMESEMPDAFAELTRIYQKLEKHYRDMQDMEFTVEQGKLWMLQTRNGKRTTKAALRIAVELANEGLISKKDAVARIEPASLDQLLHPTIDPNAKRDVVATGLPASPGAASGEIVFSSDEAAKLHADGRKVVLVRVETSPEDIHGMHASQGILTTRGGMTSHAAVVARGMGKPCVSGAGSIRVDYGRGTMSIGNRTFKAGDIITIDGSLGQVLAGQMPMIEPELSGEFGTLMGWADQFRKLKIRANADTPADARTALKFGTEGIGLCRTEHMFFEETRIRAVREMIVAEDEQARRAALAKLLPMQRADFVELFEIMKGLPVTIRLLDPPLHEFLPHTQNEIEEVARVLNTDPHKIADRVRELAEFNPMLGFRGCRLAIAYPEIAEMQARAIFEAAVEAAKRTGKPPVIEVMVPLIATRAEFDIVRERIDAMAQAVIKETGGKLNYQVGTMIELPRACLKADDIATTAEFFSFGTNDLTQTSFGISRDDAASFLGPYVAKGILETDPFISLDRDGVGELVRIGAQRGRKVRANLKMGICGEHGGDPASVVFCHEVGLDYVSCSPYRVPIARLAAAQAALGMTVASQA
- a CDS encoding cell wall hydrolase, translating into MVMLRNRLKGAYLAPFSFVFCLLAMAPTEIGYQDIASQLVHQPGVAQRWQQHLFAMPRNSLRIASFNFVRPIGTDVPDAASVTLVSLGSNPGRGSDITGSLGSNPFAPAVRPLQSSDYPAVMRAAKGDRLPMAVPPVHSVSPASQNAPAPNGDEKATAENASSSEPLDQELQEALNSPRLPQYDTAKPDDSTLDESALAVLHATSSHAVAPRDPFSIKTATLFFGSSALGDSGGALERWQPGEEPVVIMPGGDPDLKQQVLLTPNADLSAGGESIAPKGEVNKESPAQRLRLDAKARAKGEKCLAEAVYFEARGEAVRGQIAVAQVVMNRVFSGFYPTTICGVVYQNKGRHLACQFTFACDNVRDVINEPDMWERAKRIAKATLDGKLWLPEVGKSTHYHAYWVRPSWVHEMKKMYRFGVHTFYRPKAWGDGKDAPSWGNAAQTAEISKELLQEAKSSAELEAKR